One Pieris brassicae chromosome 11, ilPieBrab1.1, whole genome shotgun sequence DNA window includes the following coding sequences:
- the LOC123715962 gene encoding regulator of microtubule dynamics protein 1-like gives MKNLICSQYMIPIFKPNSISKNVFVTMLQTNLLHYKNYWMRPIKFSIAKAVLKIKIPITFTIAWPAKLKFTSSEQKEIFKPSVEVTSVADKLFENGKYEECFKLLSSTEDQNNIEIKWRVCRVLYNIAKQPKHDQAHRDELISKAYSIIAEELESHSDHFAVQKWYALILDLKCTNDGIKRKIQELANIKKHMELAINLNPNDAALLHMLGEWCYQVTEFPWHQRKTAEALYTPLPYSSYEDALDYFLKAEAAQPRFYSVNLLRLGCCYLKLNKEDQAKYYLKLAASYPAKSNDDHLAKKEAAEILRKLKVKSDFTISP, from the exons ATGAAAAATCTGATCTGTTCACAATATATGATTCCtatttttaaaccaaattCTATTAGCAAGAATGTTTTTGTTACTATGTTACAAACAAACTTACtacattacaaaaattattggaTGAGACCA ATCAAATTTTCCATTGCCAAGGCTGTCTTAAAGATTAAAATTCCTATAACATTCACAATAGCATGGCCtgcaaaactaaaatttacatCTTCAGAACAGAAAGAGATCTTTAAACCTTCTGTTGAAGTAACCAGTGTTGCtgataaattgtttgaaaatggaaaataTGAGGAATGCTTCAAACTTTTATCAAGCACAGAG GATCAAAATAACATAGAAATTAAATGGCGCGTGTGTCgcgttttgtataatatagcGAAGCAGCCTAAACATGATCAAGCACATAGAGATGAGTTGATTTCAAAAGCCTACAGCATTATTGCTGAAGAATTAGAAAGCCATTCGGATCATTTTGCAGTCCAAAAATGGTATGCCTTAATATTGGACTTAAAGTGCACTAATGATGGTATAAAAAGAAAGATACAAGAACTtgcgaatattaaaaaacatatggAA TTGGCAATTAACTTAAACCCAAACGATGCTGCATTACTACACATGCTTGGCGAATGGTGTTATCAAGTGACTGAGTTTCCATGGCACCAACGGAAAACAGCCGAAGCCCTATACACGCCTTTACCTTACTCGTCGTATGAAGATGCCCTagactattttttaaaagcagAAGCCGCTCAGCCAAGATTTTATAGTGTCAATTTATTGAGACTTGGTTGTTGCTATCTCAAATTAAATAAGGAGGACCAagcaaaatattacttaaaattggcTGCCAGTTATCCTGCTAAGTCAAATGACGATCATCTTGCTAAGAAAGAGGCAGCCGAGATCTTAAGGAAATTAAAAGTCAAGAGCGATTTTACTATATCTCCCTAA
- the LOC123715961 gene encoding phospholipid scramblase 1 isoform X3, whose product MKYLCLTMKKGGWMTIPQGLSNCPPGLEYLSLIDQLLIHQKVELLEAFVGFETNNKYTVKNAMGQKVYYAVEDNDCCTRTCCGPIRPFDMKIMDNFQNEVIHLNRPLACDSCWCPCWLQSMEVTSPPGTVIGSIEQEWSIFKPCYVIKNATGEVVLKIKGPVCTFSICGDVKFNVYSKDGETKVGKITKQWSGLAREAFTDSDYFGITFPMDLDVRIKAVLLGACFLIDFMFFEKSGNQELDRPGML is encoded by the exons ATGAAGTATTTATGTCTGACGATGAAAAAAG GTGGATGGATGACTATACCGCAAGGACTCAGCAACTGTCCTCCTGGTTTGGAATACCTATCTTTGATTGACCAATTACTTATACATCAAAAGGTGGAACTTCTAGAGGCGTTTGTTGGTTTTGAAACAAACAATAAGTATACAGTTAAAAATGCAATGGgacaaaaagtatattatgCTGTTGAAGATAATGATTGTTGCACAAGAACTTGCTGTGGGCCAATACGTCCATTTGATATGAAAATCATGGACAACTTTCAGAATGAG GTTATTCACCTAAATCGCCCTTTAGCATGCGATTCTTGTTGGTGTCCGTGTTGGTTACAAAGCATGGAAGTAACTTCGCCTCCTGGTACCGTCATTGGCTCCATTGAACAAGAGTGGTCAATCTTCAAGCCCTGCTACGTCATAAAGAACGCCACAGGAGAAGTTGTACTTAAAATCAAAGGGCCTGTCTGTACGTTTTCTATCTGTGGAGATGTAAAGTTTAAT GTTTATTCCAAAGATGGTGAGACCAAAGTCGGGAAAATTACCAAACAGTGGTCGGGTTTGGCCCGTGAAGCCTTCACCGATTCAGATTATTTCGGCATCACGTTCCCAATGGATTTGGATGTCAGGATAAAGGCAGTGCTGCTTGGAGCATGTTTTTTGATT GACTTTATGTTCTTCGAAAAGTCCGGAAATCAAGAACTAGATCGGCCCGGTATGCTGTAA
- the LOC123715961 gene encoding phospholipid scramblase 2 isoform X1, translating into MSHKPTPYSPNFPSSQGYAPPAEGGKSNESYPMNPQVGYPGPPPSLPPGAQPLPGMQHGFQPGFQPGFQPGFVPGFQPGYAQAHPGYPHPQPGYPQPQLGYSPTPIVQQPGPGQAPGGWMTIPQGLSNCPPGLEYLSLIDQLLIHQKVELLEAFVGFETNNKYTVKNAMGQKVYYAVEDNDCCTRTCCGPIRPFDMKIMDNFQNEVIHLNRPLACDSCWCPCWLQSMEVTSPPGTVIGSIEQEWSIFKPCYVIKNATGEVVLKIKGPVCTFSICGDVKFNVYSKDGETKVGKITKQWSGLAREAFTDSDYFGITFPMDLDVRIKAVLLGACFLIDFMFFEKSGNQELDRPGML; encoded by the exons ATGTCTCACAAACCAACGCCATATAGTCCAAACTTCCCATCTAGTCAGGGTTATGCTCCACCAGCAGAAGGGGGAAAATCAAATGAAAGCTACCCTATGAATCCACAAGTTGGGTATCCAGGACCACCACCTTCGCTACCCCCAGGAGCTCAACCATTACCAGGAATGCAGCATGGATTCCAACCAGGTTTCCAGCCTGGCTTTCAACCTGGATTTGTGCCTGGTTTTCAGCCAGGATATGCTCAAGCACATCCTGGATATCCACACCCACAGCCTGGTTATCCACAACCACAACTGGGATATTCACCTACACCAATTGTTCAACAGCCTGGGCCAGGCCAAGCTCCAG GTGGATGGATGACTATACCGCAAGGACTCAGCAACTGTCCTCCTGGTTTGGAATACCTATCTTTGATTGACCAATTACTTATACATCAAAAGGTGGAACTTCTAGAGGCGTTTGTTGGTTTTGAAACAAACAATAAGTATACAGTTAAAAATGCAATGGgacaaaaagtatattatgCTGTTGAAGATAATGATTGTTGCACAAGAACTTGCTGTGGGCCAATACGTCCATTTGATATGAAAATCATGGACAACTTTCAGAATGAG GTTATTCACCTAAATCGCCCTTTAGCATGCGATTCTTGTTGGTGTCCGTGTTGGTTACAAAGCATGGAAGTAACTTCGCCTCCTGGTACCGTCATTGGCTCCATTGAACAAGAGTGGTCAATCTTCAAGCCCTGCTACGTCATAAAGAACGCCACAGGAGAAGTTGTACTTAAAATCAAAGGGCCTGTCTGTACGTTTTCTATCTGTGGAGATGTAAAGTTTAAT GTTTATTCCAAAGATGGTGAGACCAAAGTCGGGAAAATTACCAAACAGTGGTCGGGTTTGGCCCGTGAAGCCTTCACCGATTCAGATTATTTCGGCATCACGTTCCCAATGGATTTGGATGTCAGGATAAAGGCAGTGCTGCTTGGAGCATGTTTTTTGATT GACTTTATGTTCTTCGAAAAGTCCGGAAATCAAGAACTAGATCGGCCCGGTATGCTGTAA
- the LOC123715961 gene encoding phospholipid scramblase 1 isoform X2 gives MLLLIIIVWWKAYSGGWMTIPQGLSNCPPGLEYLSLIDQLLIHQKVELLEAFVGFETNNKYTVKNAMGQKVYYAVEDNDCCTRTCCGPIRPFDMKIMDNFQNEVIHLNRPLACDSCWCPCWLQSMEVTSPPGTVIGSIEQEWSIFKPCYVIKNATGEVVLKIKGPVCTFSICGDVKFNVYSKDGETKVGKITKQWSGLAREAFTDSDYFGITFPMDLDVRIKAVLLGACFLIDFMFFEKSGNQELDRPGML, from the exons ATGCTACTGTTGATAATCATAGTGTGGTGGAAGGCTTATAGTG GTGGATGGATGACTATACCGCAAGGACTCAGCAACTGTCCTCCTGGTTTGGAATACCTATCTTTGATTGACCAATTACTTATACATCAAAAGGTGGAACTTCTAGAGGCGTTTGTTGGTTTTGAAACAAACAATAAGTATACAGTTAAAAATGCAATGGgacaaaaagtatattatgCTGTTGAAGATAATGATTGTTGCACAAGAACTTGCTGTGGGCCAATACGTCCATTTGATATGAAAATCATGGACAACTTTCAGAATGAG GTTATTCACCTAAATCGCCCTTTAGCATGCGATTCTTGTTGGTGTCCGTGTTGGTTACAAAGCATGGAAGTAACTTCGCCTCCTGGTACCGTCATTGGCTCCATTGAACAAGAGTGGTCAATCTTCAAGCCCTGCTACGTCATAAAGAACGCCACAGGAGAAGTTGTACTTAAAATCAAAGGGCCTGTCTGTACGTTTTCTATCTGTGGAGATGTAAAGTTTAAT GTTTATTCCAAAGATGGTGAGACCAAAGTCGGGAAAATTACCAAACAGTGGTCGGGTTTGGCCCGTGAAGCCTTCACCGATTCAGATTATTTCGGCATCACGTTCCCAATGGATTTGGATGTCAGGATAAAGGCAGTGCTGCTTGGAGCATGTTTTTTGATT GACTTTATGTTCTTCGAAAAGTCCGGAAATCAAGAACTAGATCGGCCCGGTATGCTGTAA
- the LOC123716545 gene encoding ras-related protein Rap-2c, with translation MREFKVVVLGSGGVGKSALTVQFVSGCFMEKYDPTIEDFYRKEIEVDNSPCVLEILDTAGTEQFASMRDLYIKNGQGFVVVYSLTNHQTFQDIKPMKELITRVKGSERVPILLVGNKADLEHQREVSQAEGSALAQLWGCPFVEASAKSRTNVNEMFAEIVREMNVSPEKEKKPYCCCTVL, from the coding sequence ATGCGCGAATTCAAAGTGGTAGTGTTGGGTTCGGGTGGGGTCGGAAAGAGTGCTTTAACAGTGCAGTTTGTTTCCGGATGTTTTATGGAAAAGTATGACCCCACCATAGAAGATTTCTATAGGAAAGAAATTGAAGTGGATAATTCTCCGTGTGTTCTAGAGATATTGGATACTGCCGGCACGGAGCAATTTGCCTCCATGAGAGATTTGTATATAAAGAATGGCCAAGGATTTGTTGTAGTTTATTCGTTAACTAATCACCAGACGTTCCAAGATATAAAACCAATGAAGGAATTGATAACGCGTGTCAAGGGTTCAGAACGCGTTCCCATATTGTTAGTTGGCAACAAAGCGGATTTGGAACACCAGCGCGAAGTGTCCCAAGCCGAAGGCTCGGCCCTTGCCCAGCTGTGGGGTTGTCCGTTTGTGGAGGCCTCTGCGAAAAGTCGCACCAATGTCAACGAAATGTTTGCGGAAATTGTGCGTGAAATGAACGTTAGTCCTGAAAAGGAAAAGAAACCTTATTGTTGTTGTACAGTGCTTTAA